A genomic stretch from Streptomyces venezuelae ATCC 10712 includes:
- a CDS encoding SWIM zinc finger family protein, whose translation MSTEVLPPVAPEVLADAVEQLSARLRKKLDAAIADCAARAAPGADGSVDVPFGEDAVVTLRPGPSGTVTDAAQAVCTCLLAPRCLHRAAVLGAAPIADGGETESGEPYGEPRGEPARGGDGGGDQVPAMSPVSGMAVGSGGGRTESAAAASAGTAGSGGAVGSRGVPGDVGSAAGEGPAPVLTVAQVRAASALWDASAEALSAGVTAGGAVVQAELLRAAHTARLAGLPRAEAAALRVVRGLRAARERSNGQRLGELAGAFRELLAGAALLASGSAGAVAAGTSRRAYEQGGSLWVYGLCREPVLSATGYGGVATHLLGAEGSFFSVSDVRPGGLARAKGAGAASVALGGAVLDHAGLARGGLRIVGATVSADGRLGAGRGVSATPVRGVDWSEEPVAALFAKPVREAMVSALGDGTDGSGVSGAEPSGAALLGCDVEVVGAAGDHLLVRVVDGGPVLRLRPAHPHPELPHTANLRRIAEHPGLVVRVLGRPDPERAATLRPLAVGPVPGASCTLRLPEEWLGRADLGYDRLQGSHFPSAAERPAPVGPPVADGPDPLADAPLWRVRRLLETGVAGGRRAVAEAGRGTDTAALVAPLRRAGLGGAARLAEALTAEADRRPRDAFGRLTDASADGYARAWLASAVHLAAAERSLVVASWS comes from the coding sequence TTGAGCACCGAAGTCCTGCCTCCCGTCGCCCCCGAAGTCCTGGCCGATGCCGTGGAGCAACTGAGCGCGCGGCTGCGCAAGAAGCTGGACGCGGCGATCGCGGACTGCGCCGCGCGCGCCGCCCCGGGCGCCGACGGCTCCGTCGACGTCCCCTTCGGCGAGGACGCGGTGGTCACGCTGCGGCCTGGCCCGTCGGGCACCGTCACGGACGCCGCGCAGGCGGTCTGTACGTGTCTTCTGGCCCCTCGCTGTCTGCACCGGGCCGCGGTGCTGGGCGCCGCGCCGATCGCGGACGGAGGAGAGACGGAGAGCGGGGAGCCGTACGGGGAGCCGCGCGGGGAGCCTGCCCGAGGCGGGGACGGTGGTGGGGATCAAGTGCCCGCCATGTCGCCGGTGTCCGGGATGGCCGTGGGCTCGGGTGGCGGCCGTACGGAGTCGGCCGCCGCGGCCTCCGCCGGTACCGCCGGCTCGGGCGGCGCCGTCGGCTCGCGGGGCGTTCCCGGGGACGTCGGGAGCGCTGCCGGCGAGGGCCCCGCGCCTGTCCTCACCGTCGCTCAAGTGCGGGCCGCGAGCGCGTTGTGGGATGCGTCGGCCGAGGCGCTGTCCGCCGGAGTCACGGCGGGTGGGGCGGTGGTCCAGGCCGAGCTGCTGCGGGCCGCGCACACCGCGCGGCTGGCCGGGCTGCCCCGTGCCGAGGCCGCCGCGCTGCGTGTCGTACGGGGTCTGCGTGCCGCGCGGGAGCGCAGCAACGGGCAGCGCCTCGGCGAACTCGCGGGCGCCTTCCGGGAGCTGCTGGCCGGTGCCGCGCTGCTCGCCTCCGGGTCGGCCGGTGCCGTGGCGGCCGGAACCTCGCGCCGGGCCTACGAGCAGGGCGGCAGCCTGTGGGTGTACGGCCTGTGCCGGGAGCCGGTGCTGTCCGCGACCGGGTACGGAGGTGTGGCGACGCATCTGCTGGGCGCCGAAGGGTCGTTCTTCTCCGTGTCCGACGTACGTCCCGGGGGCCTGGCCCGGGCCAAGGGAGCGGGGGCCGCGTCCGTGGCGCTCGGCGGGGCGGTCCTCGACCACGCGGGGCTGGCGCGCGGAGGGCTGCGGATCGTCGGGGCGACCGTCTCCGCCGACGGGCGGCTCGGGGCGGGTCGTGGCGTGAGCGCGACGCCGGTGCGGGGAGTGGATTGGTCCGAGGAGCCCGTGGCGGCGTTGTTCGCCAAGCCGGTGCGGGAGGCGATGGTCTCGGCGCTCGGAGACGGCACGGACGGGTCCGGTGTGTCCGGGGCCGAACCGTCCGGGGCGGCGCTGCTCGGCTGTGACGTCGAGGTCGTCGGCGCGGCCGGGGACCATCTCCTGGTCCGGGTCGTCGACGGCGGCCCGGTGCTGCGGCTTCGCCCCGCGCATCCGCATCCTGAGCTGCCGCACACCGCCAACTTGCGGCGGATCGCGGAGCACCCGGGGCTTGTCGTACGGGTGCTCGGCCGTCCTGATCCGGAGCGGGCGGCGACGCTCCGGCCGCTCGCGGTCGGACCGGTGCCGGGGGCGTCGTGCACGCTGCGGCTGCCGGAGGAGTGGCTGGGGCGGGCGGACCTGGGGTACGACCGGCTGCAGGGCAGTCATTTCCCGTCCGCTGCGGAGCGCCCCGCTCCGGTCGGGCCGCCGGTCGCCGACGGTCCCGATCCGCTGGCGGACGCGCCGCTGTGGCGGGTGCGGCGGCTGCTGGAGACGGGGGTCGCCGGCGGTCGGCGCGCCGTGGCCGAGGCGGGGCGCGGCACGGACACGGCGGCCCTCGTCGCCCCGCTGCGGCGTGCGGGGCTGGGCGGCGCGGCGCGTCTCGCGGAGGCCCTGACGGCGGAGGCGGACCGCCGCCCCCGGGACGCCTTCGGCCGTCTCACCGACGCGTCGGCGGACGGGTACGCCCGCGCGTGGCTGGCCTCGGCGGTCCACCTGGCTGCCGCGGAGAGATCGCTGGTGGTGGCTTCCTGGTCCTGA
- a CDS encoding DUF5682 family protein — protein sequence MILEPRAAVDALAASRAPYLLGVRHHSPALAAVVPALLDEAGAEVVCVELPADFQPWLEHLADPETVAPVALAGTGEGGGLSFYPFADFSPELAAVRWARAHGVEVVCCDLPLSDPGWARSAPDAAGVPHEADQTAGAGAVGTAEAPGRRSFASALTAAGTGRDGDDMWDRAVEVLAPGCSPEAVRRAALGVGWALRADTSAVAATDLAREARMREVVTAASAGGRRVAAVVGAFHAPALCLDEARDVPCGGPEGGGAKASVRAGANSASGVTRTSGASGAGGVSKSGGLKGATGAAVTSLVPYSFDLLDSRSGYPAGIRDPLWQQAVFTASGDPERIRTAAAAALTGLCRELRRAGHTAGTGEAAETLRLALDLATLRGLPAPGRGELLEAVTTVLGQGEPLGRGRALARALEAVFVGTARGRISPRAPRSGLGPSVEDELGSLRLPRPEEPEPREVRLDPLRSPLDGRREVLLQRLLVIGASYCEPVAVAATGDGTALGTKWRLKWTPSVPARLDLAGARGVTAAQAAAGTLGETARREAAEGGPTPAQILTGLTAAARCDLPELVDARLREAAAVLPDTASLPELLEALDLLEGIRRGHYPGTTDGARDLAGALTGELLEAAVRALPGLAGSDTPADAGALVALADRTAARHFGLRLDRALAELCSGASPLMQGAALAVRVMLDLDPAAGLGERVAGWIDGATAPDARRALTRRLAGLLTAAGPLLQASPEALTPLLDRVDSLADQEFLDRLPALRGGFDVLAPAARERLLTTVTERLGDRLDLSLDAPPELLALWAAADAAGLAALKALPQLGPDSTDGPPPAPDAAVTTATGGASRPATDAAATGPVAAGPGGAAGHRLGLADRWRLLLGRHKDRLTGDARRYARALDELYGGGRGEGADDLDGGSGQGGGQDPSFPTAREWSQELESLFGTDVREEVLAEAADAGRSDVLAQLDPAAVRPSVELLTSVLSLAGGMPEAQLARLRPLVKRLVDELARELATRLRPALSGLATPRPTYRPGGRLDLARTLRANLARTRRTDDGRVVVVPERPVFSTRASKEADWRLILVVDVSGSMEASVIWSALTAAVLGGVPTLSTHFLAFSTQVVDLTDRVDDPLSLLLEVRVGGGTHIAAGLAHARSLITVPSRTLVVVVSDFEEGAPLAGLLGEVRALASSGAHLLGCAALDDAGTPRYSVPVARQLVAAGMPVAALSPLALARWVGDRLRGESR from the coding sequence ATGATCCTCGAACCACGGGCGGCCGTCGACGCGCTGGCCGCGTCGCGCGCCCCGTACCTCCTCGGGGTGCGCCACCACAGTCCGGCGCTGGCCGCGGTGGTGCCCGCGCTCCTCGACGAGGCCGGCGCCGAGGTCGTCTGTGTGGAACTGCCGGCCGACTTCCAGCCATGGCTGGAGCACCTGGCGGACCCGGAGACCGTCGCGCCGGTCGCGCTGGCCGGGACGGGTGAGGGGGGAGGCCTCTCGTTCTACCCGTTCGCGGACTTCTCGCCCGAGCTGGCGGCGGTTCGCTGGGCGCGGGCCCACGGCGTGGAGGTCGTGTGCTGCGACCTGCCGCTGTCCGACCCCGGCTGGGCGCGTTCGGCGCCTGATGCCGCCGGGGTTCCCCACGAGGCTGACCAGACCGCAGGCGCCGGTGCGGTCGGCACCGCTGAGGCGCCGGGGCGGCGGTCCTTCGCTTCCGCGCTGACGGCCGCCGGGACCGGGCGGGACGGCGACGACATGTGGGACCGGGCCGTGGAGGTGCTCGCGCCCGGCTGCTCTCCTGAAGCGGTGCGCCGCGCGGCGCTGGGCGTGGGCTGGGCCCTGCGTGCCGACACCAGCGCGGTGGCCGCCACGGACCTGGCCCGCGAAGCCCGGATGCGCGAGGTCGTGACGGCGGCCTCGGCGGGCGGCCGCCGGGTCGCCGCCGTGGTGGGCGCGTTCCACGCGCCCGCGCTGTGTCTGGACGAGGCGCGCGACGTCCCCTGCGGGGGCCCCGAAGGGGGCGGGGCGAAGGCGTCGGTACGGGCCGGCGCGAACAGTGCCAGCGGCGTGACCCGTACGAGCGGCGCGAGCGGCGCCGGTGGTGTCAGCAAGTCAGGCGGTCTGAAGGGGGCGACCGGGGCGGCCGTGACCTCGCTTGTGCCGTACTCCTTCGATCTGCTCGACTCTCGCTCCGGCTATCCCGCGGGCATTCGGGACCCGCTCTGGCAGCAGGCCGTGTTCACCGCGAGTGGGGACCCCGAGCGGATTCGGACGGCGGCCGCCGCCGCGCTCACCGGACTGTGCCGAGAGCTGCGCCGGGCGGGGCACACCGCGGGGACCGGCGAAGCCGCCGAGACCTTGCGGCTGGCCTTGGACCTGGCCACGTTGCGCGGGCTGCCCGCGCCCGGTCGGGGGGAGCTCCTCGAGGCCGTCACCACCGTTCTCGGGCAGGGCGAGCCCCTCGGCCGGGGCCGGGCGCTCGCCCGCGCTCTGGAGGCCGTGTTCGTCGGCACCGCGCGCGGCCGGATCAGCCCGCGCGCGCCCCGCTCCGGTCTCGGTCCGTCGGTCGAGGACGAGCTCGGCAGCCTGCGGCTGCCGCGACCGGAGGAGCCCGAGCCTCGTGAGGTGCGGCTCGATCCGCTGCGTTCGCCGCTGGACGGCCGGCGCGAGGTGCTGCTGCAGCGGCTGCTGGTCATCGGTGCCTCCTACTGCGAGCCCGTGGCCGTCGCGGCCACCGGCGACGGCACCGCGCTCGGCACCAAGTGGCGACTGAAGTGGACGCCGTCCGTCCCCGCCCGGCTCGACCTCGCCGGAGCGCGCGGCGTCACCGCGGCCCAGGCCGCCGCCGGAACCCTGGGCGAGACCGCGCGCCGCGAGGCGGCCGAGGGCGGCCCCACACCGGCCCAGATCCTGACCGGGCTGACCGCGGCCGCCCGCTGCGACCTGCCCGAGCTGGTGGACGCCCGGCTGCGCGAGGCCGCCGCGGTACTGCCGGACACCGCGAGCCTGCCCGAACTCCTCGAAGCACTCGACCTCTTGGAGGGCATTCGGCGCGGGCACTACCCCGGGACCACCGACGGTGCGCGCGACCTGGCCGGTGCCCTGACCGGCGAGCTCCTGGAGGCCGCCGTGCGCGCGCTGCCGGGTCTCGCCGGGAGCGACACGCCCGCGGACGCCGGGGCGCTGGTCGCCCTCGCCGACCGGACGGCCGCCCGCCACTTCGGCCTCCGGCTCGACCGGGCACTCGCCGAACTCTGCTCCGGCGCCTCGCCGTTGATGCAGGGCGCCGCCCTTGCCGTACGGGTGATGCTCGACCTCGACCCGGCGGCCGGTCTTGGCGAGCGCGTGGCGGGGTGGATCGACGGAGCGACCGCCCCTGACGCGCGGCGGGCGTTGACGAGGCGGCTCGCGGGTCTGCTCACGGCCGCCGGGCCGCTGCTGCAGGCGTCGCCGGAGGCGCTCACCCCGCTGCTCGACCGGGTCGACTCACTCGCCGACCAGGAGTTCCTCGACCGGCTCCCGGCGCTGCGCGGCGGATTCGACGTGCTGGCTCCGGCCGCCCGCGAGCGGCTGCTGACCACGGTGACCGAGCGGCTCGGCGACCGCCTCGACCTCTCTCTCGACGCGCCGCCCGAGCTGCTCGCCCTCTGGGCGGCGGCCGACGCGGCCGGGCTCGCCGCGCTGAAGGCGCTGCCTCAGCTCGGTCCGGACTCGACCGACGGGCCCCCGCCCGCGCCCGACGCCGCCGTCACCACCGCCACCGGTGGTGCCTCACGTCCTGCCACGGACGCCGCCGCCACGGGTCCGGTGGCGGCGGGCCCTGGAGGTGCGGCGGGCCATCGGCTCGGCCTCGCCGACCGGTGGCGGCTCCTCCTGGGCCGTCACAAGGACCGGCTCACCGGCGACGCGCGCCGCTACGCCCGCGCGCTCGACGAGCTGTACGGCGGCGGGCGCGGCGAGGGCGCCGACGACCTGGACGGCGGGTCGGGTCAGGGCGGTGGGCAGGACCCCTCCTTCCCGACCGCCCGGGAGTGGTCGCAGGAGTTGGAGTCGCTGTTCGGCACGGACGTGCGGGAGGAGGTGCTCGCCGAGGCGGCCGACGCGGGGCGGTCCGATGTGCTCGCCCAGCTGGACCCTGCGGCGGTGCGGCCGTCGGTGGAGCTGCTGACGTCGGTGCTCTCGCTGGCCGGCGGCATGCCCGAGGCCCAGCTCGCGCGGCTGCGGCCGCTGGTGAAGCGGCTCGTCGACGAGCTGGCCCGCGAGCTGGCCACCCGGCTGCGGCCCGCGCTCTCCGGTCTGGCCACCCCGCGCCCGACCTATCGGCCCGGAGGGCGCCTCGATCTCGCCCGTACCCTGCGCGCCAACCTGGCCCGTACCCGGCGCACGGACGACGGACGGGTCGTGGTCGTGCCGGAGCGGCCGGTGTTCAGCACGCGGGCGAGCAAGGAGGCGGACTGGCGGCTGATCCTGGTGGTCGACGTCTCCGGCTCCATGGAGGCGTCGGTGATCTGGTCGGCGCTGACGGCCGCGGTGCTGGGCGGTGTGCCGACCCTGTCCACGCACTTCCTGGCCTTCTCCACCCAGGTGGTGGACCTGACCGACCGGGTCGACGACCCCCTGTCGCTCCTCCTCGAGGTGCGGGTCGGGGGCGGTACGCACATCGCGGCGGGGCTCGCGCACGCGCGCTCGCTGATCACCGTGCCGAGCCGCACCCTCGTCGTCGTGGTCAGCGACTTCGAGGAGGGCGCGCCGCTCGCCGGGCTGCTCGGGGAGGTGCGGGCGCTGGCCTCCTCCGGCGCGCACCTGCTGGGCTGCGCCGCGCTCGACGACGCCGGTACGCCTCGCTACTCGGTGCCCGTGGCGCGTCAACTCGTCGCCGCCGGGATGCCGGTGGCCGCCCTCAGCCCGCTCGCCCTCGCCCGCTGGGTGGGCGACCGCCTCCGTGGAGAAAGCCGTTGA
- a CDS encoding ATP-binding protein has product MTVTEQTVPARQVQPAEERYAAELAFLAAQDPGPRPPGWALTPRAVVTFVCGSDGVELALPKRRAGLPSKLEIAPKFVGERALVERCVVTLAGERGLLLTGEPGTAKSMLSELLAAAVSGTSALTVQGTAGTTEDAFRYGWNYALLLAQGPSPQALVDSPVLSAMRTGRVVRVEEITRCLPEVQDALVSILSDRRITVPELTATEDAVVGAVPGFTVIATANLRDRGVSEMSAALKRRFNFETVDPIADADAEAVLIRRQAVAAVQRAGAAFGVDDAVLDALVTVFRDLRSGRSTEGWDVERPGTVMSTAEAVQVAASLGVAAAYLPGGDVLDLLPGHLLGVVRKDDPADHARLLGYWDGPVRRRAESGSAMWRRLWDLRGSLR; this is encoded by the coding sequence ATGACCGTCACCGAACAGACCGTTCCTGCCCGGCAGGTGCAGCCGGCCGAGGAGCGGTACGCCGCTGAGCTCGCCTTCCTCGCCGCCCAGGACCCCGGCCCGCGTCCGCCCGGCTGGGCGCTGACCCCGCGCGCGGTCGTCACGTTCGTCTGCGGCAGCGACGGCGTGGAGCTCGCCCTGCCCAAGCGCCGCGCCGGACTGCCGTCGAAGCTGGAGATCGCGCCGAAGTTCGTCGGTGAGCGCGCCCTGGTGGAACGCTGTGTCGTCACCCTCGCCGGGGAGCGCGGCCTGCTGCTGACCGGCGAGCCCGGCACCGCCAAGTCGATGCTGTCGGAGCTGCTCGCGGCTGCCGTCAGCGGGACCAGTGCCCTGACGGTGCAGGGCACGGCGGGCACGACGGAGGACGCGTTCCGCTACGGCTGGAACTACGCCCTGCTGCTCGCCCAGGGCCCCAGCCCGCAGGCGCTGGTCGACTCCCCCGTGCTCTCCGCGATGCGCACCGGACGGGTCGTGCGGGTCGAGGAGATCACCCGCTGCCTGCCCGAGGTCCAGGACGCCCTGGTGTCCATCCTGTCCGACCGTCGGATCACCGTGCCCGAGCTGACCGCCACCGAGGACGCCGTGGTCGGTGCCGTGCCCGGGTTCACGGTCATCGCCACGGCCAACCTGCGGGACCGGGGCGTCTCCGAGATGTCCGCCGCGCTGAAGCGCCGGTTCAACTTCGAGACCGTGGATCCGATCGCCGACGCCGACGCCGAGGCCGTCCTGATCCGCCGTCAGGCCGTCGCTGCGGTGCAGCGGGCGGGCGCGGCCTTCGGTGTCGACGACGCCGTGCTCGACGCTCTGGTCACCGTCTTCCGGGACCTGCGTTCCGGCCGCTCCACCGAGGGCTGGGACGTCGAGCGGCCCGGCACGGTCATGTCCACCGCCGAGGCGGTGCAGGTGGCGGCGTCGCTGGGCGTCGCCGCCGCGTATCTGCCGGGTGGCGACGTCCTCGACCTGCTTCCGGGTCATCTGCTGGGCGTCGTCCGCAAGGACGATCCGGCCGACCACGCGCGGCTCCTCGGTTACTGGGACGGGCCGGTGCGCCGCAGGGCCGAGAGCGGCTCGGCGATGTGGCGGCGGCTCTGGGACCTGCGTGGGAGCCTGCGTTGA
- a CDS encoding DUF4132 domain-containing protein: MTWLAAGEGYEITLDEGRVVARRAGGRQLKTLPKALRDHPEADRLRRLAEWLDRHAAACVAQVDTWMVSSLPVPTELIARVWPDEAWQSALRDMAVVGDDPDEVGFLRDATADGELKVVNLDGETVRLSPRTVTLPHPVLLPDLDDVRDFAAELGITQRVEQIHRATWTRPEGGLPETATTPGTATAGSTEVRDYAGGKFASRFGLAARATALGYRVSGGYATCKVRDGGRGTEASVWIGEPYWEGESETGSLSWHDEDGRAMRLGEVGPVAWSEGMRMAAALYAGRTIEEGGDA; the protein is encoded by the coding sequence ATGACGTGGCTGGCAGCGGGTGAGGGGTACGAGATCACCCTCGACGAGGGACGGGTGGTCGCCCGGCGCGCCGGGGGGCGGCAGTTGAAGACACTGCCGAAGGCGCTGCGGGACCATCCCGAGGCCGACCGGCTGCGGCGGCTCGCCGAGTGGCTGGACCGGCACGCGGCCGCGTGCGTGGCCCAGGTGGACACCTGGATGGTGTCCTCGCTGCCGGTGCCCACCGAGCTGATCGCCCGGGTGTGGCCGGACGAGGCGTGGCAGTCCGCGCTGCGGGACATGGCCGTGGTGGGCGACGACCCCGACGAGGTCGGCTTCCTGCGGGACGCCACCGCCGACGGTGAGTTGAAGGTCGTCAATCTCGACGGCGAGACGGTACGGCTGTCCCCGCGCACGGTGACGCTTCCGCATCCCGTGCTCCTGCCCGACCTGGACGACGTACGGGACTTCGCGGCCGAGCTGGGCATCACCCAGCGGGTGGAGCAGATCCACCGGGCCACCTGGACCAGGCCGGAGGGCGGGCTTCCGGAGACGGCCACCACCCCCGGTACCGCCACCGCCGGCTCCACCGAGGTGCGGGACTACGCGGGCGGGAAGTTCGCCTCGCGCTTCGGCCTCGCCGCGCGGGCCACGGCGCTCGGGTACCGGGTGTCCGGCGGCTACGCCACGTGCAAGGTCCGCGACGGGGGCCGCGGTACGGAGGCGTCCGTGTGGATCGGCGAGCCGTACTGGGAGGGCGAGTCGGAGACCGGCTCGCTGAGCTGGCACGACGAGGACGGCCGCGCGATGCGGCTGGGTGAGGTCGGGCCGGTGGCCTGGTCCGAGGGGATGCGCATGGCCGCGGCTCTGTACGCCGGCCGCACGATCGAAGAGGGTGGGGACGCGTGA
- a CDS encoding DUF4132 domain-containing protein, which translates to MFRSTTVWRTAGDYELALDPWAGPKPVLRCRRAAGREVKKVPAALKDDPVVRELTALAEWIGDHAARALSCVESWMTQSLPVPAALIREVWPDPYWRRALRYAVIAPSDGSGGGIDVARSGVLVGVGARAGGALVVRGLDGAERELGDDVVVIPHPVLLDPRGSGLLERWRDVLGPLGGEQGIEQLSRAVYVRPDCSPAPGALTTHQEMAVFQGVVHESGARFEALVRRFGGRIGGERAGFSFGHQGRSYGMVAELRHQGPAAPVTLHGFRFPDCAGRHGSGAYDTVPRPVWSEGIRAVASLYDGRDAPVSGPVGSLPDDAGSAYQAFLVACAEYAAAGAPEAGPAKPRRAAGASELLDAGAVLTGEAGPGEEVLTARRHGSSLFEDGGCFVRLVVARALEAEDAVARALGLVPEAGGAVPVGRVPVRPLDLLSRVCGAHPELAREAMGLLAPLRACARTAETKPGRAATDLRSSLEKLTAPHPELLPYALDEGARILAAAGSVAMARPLYAGARAAEQRLGGVDEGALRALVSEFRRLGVVDEKLLGKYGPSSRPVRRRVRRTRAGACSCSSGFARRAVPPPPPSGTGSRTFGGGRSRGRSPGSWRRGSPDRWRPTTPTPRSSTCCCVTAAWTRWRLPCGRRGRRRWRGTWPSTRTRPGI; encoded by the coding sequence ATGTTCCGTTCGACCACTGTCTGGAGGACTGCCGGGGACTACGAGCTGGCGCTCGATCCCTGGGCCGGGCCGAAGCCGGTGCTGCGCTGCCGCAGAGCGGCGGGCCGCGAGGTGAAGAAGGTGCCGGCGGCGCTCAAGGACGACCCGGTGGTACGGGAGTTGACCGCGCTCGCGGAGTGGATCGGCGACCACGCCGCGCGGGCTTTGTCGTGCGTCGAGTCGTGGATGACGCAGTCCCTGCCGGTACCCGCCGCGTTGATACGGGAGGTGTGGCCGGACCCGTACTGGCGGCGTGCGCTGCGGTACGCGGTGATCGCGCCGTCCGACGGTTCGGGCGGCGGGATCGATGTGGCGCGTTCCGGGGTGCTCGTGGGGGTCGGGGCACGCGCAGGTGGTGCGCTGGTGGTGAGGGGGCTGGACGGCGCGGAGCGCGAGTTGGGCGACGACGTCGTCGTGATCCCGCACCCGGTGCTGCTCGATCCGCGTGGCTCCGGGCTGCTGGAGCGCTGGCGGGATGTGCTCGGTCCGCTGGGTGGGGAACAGGGGATCGAGCAGTTGAGCCGCGCGGTGTACGTGCGGCCGGACTGTTCTCCGGCGCCGGGGGCGCTGACCACGCATCAGGAGATGGCCGTCTTCCAGGGCGTCGTCCACGAGTCGGGTGCGCGCTTCGAGGCCTTGGTACGGCGGTTCGGTGGGCGGATCGGCGGGGAGCGGGCCGGGTTCTCCTTCGGGCACCAGGGGCGCTCGTACGGCATGGTGGCGGAACTGCGCCACCAGGGGCCGGCGGCGCCGGTGACCCTGCACGGCTTCCGGTTCCCGGACTGCGCGGGCCGGCACGGGTCGGGGGCGTACGACACGGTCCCCCGCCCCGTCTGGTCCGAGGGGATCAGAGCGGTGGCGAGCCTGTACGACGGGCGGGACGCCCCCGTGAGCGGTCCGGTGGGGAGCCTGCCGGACGACGCGGGCTCCGCCTACCAGGCCTTCCTCGTCGCGTGCGCGGAGTACGCCGCTGCCGGAGCCCCTGAAGCCGGGCCGGCGAAGCCGCGGCGGGCGGCCGGGGCGAGCGAGCTCCTCGACGCGGGCGCGGTGTTGACCGGTGAGGCCGGTCCCGGTGAGGAGGTGCTTACCGCGCGGCGCCACGGGTCGTCGCTGTTCGAGGACGGCGGGTGTTTCGTCCGGCTGGTCGTGGCGCGGGCCCTCGAGGCGGAGGACGCGGTGGCACGTGCGCTGGGCCTCGTGCCGGAGGCCGGCGGGGCGGTACCCGTCGGCCGGGTGCCGGTACGGCCCCTGGACCTGCTGTCCCGGGTCTGCGGGGCCCATCCTGAGCTGGCACGGGAGGCGATGGGGCTGCTCGCTCCGTTGCGTGCGTGCGCGAGAACCGCGGAGACGAAACCGGGGCGGGCGGCAACCGATCTCCGGTCGAGTCTGGAGAAGCTGACGGCTCCTCACCCCGAACTGCTGCCCTACGCCCTGGACGAGGGGGCGCGGATCCTCGCCGCCGCGGGCAGCGTCGCGATGGCGCGTCCGCTCTACGCCGGAGCGCGGGCTGCCGAGCAGCGGCTGGGCGGTGTCGACGAGGGGGCGCTGAGGGCGCTCGTGTCGGAGTTCCGAAGGCTCGGCGTCGTCGACGAGAAGCTGCTCGGGAAGTACGGACCGAGCTCGCGGCCCGTTCGTCGGCGGGTGAGGCGTACGAGAGCTGGCGCCTGCTCGTGCTCGAGTGGCTTCGCGAGGAGAGCCGTACCCCCGCCTCCTCCGTCAGGGACGGGGTCACGCACGTTCGGGGGCGGCAGGTCCCGCGGTCGTTCGCCGGGGAGTTGGCGGAGGGGGTCGCCGGACCGCTGGAGGCCGACGACACCAACACCGAGATCTTCCACCTGTTGCTGCGTCACGGCGGCCTGGACGAGGTGGCGGCTTCCGTGTGGGAGGCGTGGGCGGCGCCGCTGGCGCGGGACCTGGCCGAGCACGCGGACACGGCCGGGTATCTGA
- a CDS encoding NUDIX hydrolase family protein, which yields MSDTTETTPGWLTEDELETTRARMPILYVEAVPVRVDDSGEVTSIGLLLRIGADGTISRTLVSGRVMHHERVRDALLRHLEKDLGPVALPRVPPSLQPFTVAEYFPTAGVTPYHDPRQHAVSLAYIVPVTGDCRPRQDALDLVWFTPAEAASPAVQNDMPDGRGALLKQALAHVGHSY from the coding sequence ATGTCCGACACGACTGAGACCACGCCCGGCTGGCTGACCGAGGACGAACTCGAGACGACCAGAGCCAGGATGCCGATCCTCTACGTCGAAGCCGTGCCCGTGCGCGTCGACGACAGCGGGGAAGTCACCAGCATCGGTCTGCTGCTGCGGATCGGCGCGGACGGCACCATCAGCCGCACCCTCGTATCCGGCCGGGTCATGCACCACGAGCGCGTCCGCGACGCGCTCCTCCGCCACCTGGAGAAGGACCTCGGGCCCGTCGCGCTGCCTCGTGTGCCTCCTTCGCTCCAGCCCTTCACCGTCGCCGAGTACTTCCCCACGGCCGGCGTCACCCCCTACCACGACCCTCGCCAACACGCCGTGTCCCTCGCATACATCGTCCCCGTCACCGGTGACTGCCGGCCGCGGCAGGACGCGCTCGACCTCGTCTGGTTCACTCCGGCCGAGGCCGCCTCACCCGCCGTGCAGAACGACATGCCCGACGGCCGCGGAGCGCTTCTCAAGCAGGCTCTCGCACACGTCGGACATTCCTACTGA